A single Osmerus mordax isolate fOsmMor3 chromosome 9, fOsmMor3.pri, whole genome shotgun sequence DNA region contains:
- the LOC136949257 gene encoding uncharacterized protein isoform X1, whose amino-acid sequence MGAQAHNMYLLLGCLLLSWLSTEVSAESSLDTNYTVVAHAVLVGEPFTMSCPLQGFNQTWRRVNQKKTLVQGNPFTLHSATLNDTGQYQCAYENKSLRLVGQPVTLTVVELLPPVWVTADPVTPTILEGHEVSLKCSQNDSSIRPLSWVWKRKGVQDVWEEVGRGRGLTLTRSSQTGAYRCQVNSNTSAIYQEKISPEYSVLISLPITISYYVAVAGLTLALLALLLLALLFLRMLRLRTNETATLQDLVRSKETAVPHQSNHKKITNKSPKRSAQKPAVEVGEVYMNSETIGKAYCDLNTDQTIVEEIYDTLD is encoded by the exons ATGGGAGCTCAGGCACACAACATGTACCTGCTGCTGGGGTGTCTACTGCTCTCCTGGCTTAGCACTGAAG TCTCTGCCGAGTCTTCACTGGACACTAACTACACGGTCGTGGCTCATGCTGTCTTGGTGGGTGAACCGTTCACAATGTCCTGCCCCCTACAAGGCTTTAACCAAACCTGGAGACGCGTAAACCAGAAAAAAACACTTGTTCAAGGCAACCCCTTCACTCTGCACAGCGCTACCCTTAACGACACAGGGCAGTACCAGTGTGCTTACGAGAACAAATCCTTGCGGTTGGTAGGACAGCCTGTAACGTTGACTGTCGTAG AGTTACTCCCTCCTGTGTGGGTGACTGCAGACCCAGTTACGCCAACCATATTGGAAGGTCATGAAGTCAGCCTCAAGTGTAGCCAAAACGACTCCAGTATCAGGCCTCTGTCTTGGGTGTGGAAGCGGAAGGGGGTGCAGGAcgtgtgggaggaggtgggcaggggcagggggctgACTCTCACCAGGTCCAGCCAGACTGGGGCGTACCGCTGCCAGGTCAACAGCAACACTTCTGCCATCTACCAGGAGAAAATCAGCCCGGAATACAGCGTCCTCATCTCCCTGCCAATAACCA TCAGTTACTATGTAGCTGTGGCAGGGCTGACACTGGCTCTGTTGGCATTGCTCCTATTGGCCCTTCTGTTTCTGAGGATGTTGAGACTGAGGACCAACGAGACAGCTACTCTCCAGGATCTGGTCAGAAGCAAAG agaCTGCTGTACCTCACCAAAGTAATCACAAAAAAATCACAAATAAATCACCAAA GAGGAGTGCCCAAAAACCTGCTGTCGAGGTGGGGGAGGTCTATATGAACTCTGAAACCATCGGCAAGGCCTACTGTGACCTCAACACTGACCAGACAATTGTAGAGGAGATCTACGACACCCTGGACTGA
- the ptafr gene encoding platelet-activating factor receptor — protein MSVDSQELPTEPSVQTTGRMETNTSLDITTTFYNSSVTQGNRTFLDSEFRYMLFPVFYGIVFILGLLANCYALFILRRLRQSKTMSEIRIYMINLTMADLLFVCALPFWIGYYSRHGDWIYSDFMCRVAGLLFFINTYCSILFLAAISVNRYWAISRPLAAASTEHRCRGIIVSTLLWGVTLAMSIQYLVSPGLQVDKDNVSRCFEGYTHEEDDDKRVIATTHILIIALFFLVFLLVVICNVLIAHALLAQSPSQPAVSSCRSRGDPGASMRASRRPRGVKRQALQMLCAVLGVFVLCFLPHHVVQLPWVLAVLEIREGWGSQGWGDNTKQYLNDLHQVTLLLMGLNCILDPVVYCFATNKFRSYIKAHLRKMRKGDACSQTGTTQMSMDNKNQSQRHGEHLQLQGYTANMADES, from the exons ATG AGTGTCGACTCTCAGGAGCTCCCCACAGAGCCATCAGTGCAGACTACGGGCAggatggagacaaacacaagcCTGGACATCACCACAACATTCTACAACTCCTCTGTCACCCAAGGAAACAGAACCTTCCTGGACTCTGAGTTCCGCTACATGCTGTTTCCTGTGTTTTATGGCATAGTGTTCATCCTTGGCCTGCTAGCCAATTGTTATGCGCTGTTCATACTGCGGAGGCTACGCCAGTCCAAGACCATGAGCGAGATCCGCATCTACATGATCAACCTGACCATGGCCGACCTTCTCTTTGTCTGTGCTCTGCCCTTCTGGATTGGTTACTACAGTCGTCATGGTGACTGGATCTACTCTGACTTCATGTGCCGAGTGGCGGGCTTGCTGTTCTTCATCAACACTTACtgctccatcctcttcctcgcCGCCATCAGCGTCAACCGCTATTGGGCCATCAGCCGGCCGCTGGCCGCCGCTTCCACTGAACACCGGTGCCGTGGCATCATCGTATCGACGCTCTTGTGGGGGGTGACCCTGGCCATGTCGATCCAGTACCTGGTGTCCCCAGGCCTGCAGGTAGACAAGGACAACGTGTCTCGCTGTTTTGAGGGCTACACCCATGAGGAAGATGACGACAAAAGGGTTATTGCTACAACCCACATCCTGATCATCGCTCTCTTCTTCCTTGTCTTCCTGCTGGTGGTGATCTGTAACGTTCTGATCGCCCACGCCCTCCTGGCACAGTCCCCCAGCCAGCCTGCTGTCTCGTCCTGCAGGTCTAGGGGTGATCCTGGAGCGTCCATGAGGGCGTCCCGTCGCCCCCGCGGGGTGAAGCGGCAGGCGCTGCAGATGCTGTGTGCGGTTTTGGGGGTGTTTGTGCTGTGCTTCCTTCCCCACCATGTGGTCCAGCTGCCCTGGGTGCTGGCAGTGCTGGAGAtcagggagggatggggcagccaggggtggggggacaACACCAAGCAGTACCTCAACGACCTCCACCAGgtcacccttctcctcatgggCCTGAACTGCATTCTAGACCCTGTAGTCTACTGCTTTGCCACCAATAAATTCCGTTCTTACATCAAAGCCCAcctgaggaagatgaggaaagGGGATGCTTGCTCCCAAACAGGCACTACCCAGATGTCCATGGACAACAAGAACCAGAGCCAGAGGCATGGTGAACACCTGCAACTCCAGGGTTACACAGCCAACATGGCTGACGAGAGCTGA
- the LOC136949257 gene encoding uncharacterized protein isoform X2 encodes MGAQAHNMYLLLGCLLLSWLSTEVSAESSLDTNYTVVAHAVLVGEPFTMSCPLQGFNQTWRRVNQKKTLVQGNPFTLHSATLNDTGQYQCAYENKSLRLVGQPVTLTVVELLPPVWVTADPVTPTILEGHEVSLKCSQNDSSIRPLSWVWKRKGVQDVWEEVGRGRGLTLTRSSQTGAYRCQVNSNTSAIYQEKISPEYSVLISLPITKTAVPHQSNHKKITNKSPKRSAQKPAVEVGEVYMNSETIGKAYCDLNTDQTIVEEIYDTLD; translated from the exons ATGGGAGCTCAGGCACACAACATGTACCTGCTGCTGGGGTGTCTACTGCTCTCCTGGCTTAGCACTGAAG TCTCTGCCGAGTCTTCACTGGACACTAACTACACGGTCGTGGCTCATGCTGTCTTGGTGGGTGAACCGTTCACAATGTCCTGCCCCCTACAAGGCTTTAACCAAACCTGGAGACGCGTAAACCAGAAAAAAACACTTGTTCAAGGCAACCCCTTCACTCTGCACAGCGCTACCCTTAACGACACAGGGCAGTACCAGTGTGCTTACGAGAACAAATCCTTGCGGTTGGTAGGACAGCCTGTAACGTTGACTGTCGTAG AGTTACTCCCTCCTGTGTGGGTGACTGCAGACCCAGTTACGCCAACCATATTGGAAGGTCATGAAGTCAGCCTCAAGTGTAGCCAAAACGACTCCAGTATCAGGCCTCTGTCTTGGGTGTGGAAGCGGAAGGGGGTGCAGGAcgtgtgggaggaggtgggcaggggcagggggctgACTCTCACCAGGTCCAGCCAGACTGGGGCGTACCGCTGCCAGGTCAACAGCAACACTTCTGCCATCTACCAGGAGAAAATCAGCCCGGAATACAGCGTCCTCATCTCCCTGCCAATAACCA agaCTGCTGTACCTCACCAAAGTAATCACAAAAAAATCACAAATAAATCACCAAA GAGGAGTGCCCAAAAACCTGCTGTCGAGGTGGGGGAGGTCTATATGAACTCTGAAACCATCGGCAAGGCCTACTGTGACCTCAACACTGACCAGACAATTGTAGAGGAGATCTACGACACCCTGGACTGA